One Methanocaldococcus sp. genomic window carries:
- a CDS encoding TatD family hydrolase, with translation MIDTHIHSDTRGLEDLELMAICLDAVITLAHDPFEMKNVKVWEAHVEKLLINELERAKKVGLNLFICVGVHPRAIPPEIDEALNKIKNEYVKYDKVVGIGEIGLEKNTKEEKEVFIKQLKLAEELNMPVVVHTPRRNKEEITKIILEEIDTLNLKNKNIVIEHCNKETTKWVLDNDYYVGLTIQPGKLTPLETVEIVKENKDFADKILLNSDCSSNASDVLAVPRTVLKMKINNIKKDIINKVSHNNAVKIFNKKDIK, from the coding sequence ATGATAGACACTCACATTCATTCAGATACAAGAGGATTGGAAGATTTAGAGTTAATGGCTATATGCTTAGATGCTGTTATAACATTGGCACATGACCCATTTGAAATGAAAAATGTTAAAGTTTGGGAAGCACATGTTGAAAAACTCTTAATCAATGAGTTAGAGAGAGCTAAAAAGGTAGGATTAAATCTATTTATTTGTGTTGGAGTTCATCCAAGAGCTATTCCCCCAGAGATTGATGAAGCTTTGAATAAAATAAAAAATGAATATGTAAAATATGATAAAGTTGTAGGAATTGGAGAAATTGGTTTAGAAAAAAATACTAAAGAGGAGAAAGAAGTTTTTATAAAACAGTTAAAATTGGCAGAAGAATTAAATATGCCAGTAGTTGTTCATACTCCAAGAAGAAATAAAGAGGAAATAACTAAAATAATACTGGAGGAAATAGATACTCTAAATCTAAAAAATAAAAATATAGTTATAGAACATTGCAATAAAGAAACAACAAAATGGGTTTTAGACAATGATTATTATGTAGGATTAACCATACAACCAGGAAAATTAACTCCATTAGAAACTGTTGAAATAGTTAAAGAAAATAAAGATTTTGCTGATAAGATTTTATTAAATAGTGATTGCTCTTCAAATGCATCAGATGTTTTAGCAGTTCCAAGAACTGTTTTAAAGATGAAGATTAACAATATTAAGAAAGATATCATTAATAAAGTATCCCATAATAATGCTGTAAAAATTTTTAATAAAAAAGATATTAAGTGA
- the fdhF gene encoding formate dehydrogenase subunit alpha: MELNIVHTICPYCGIGCGIDLIVKDNKVVGTYPFKRHPINEGKTCIKGNYCYEFIHSKDRLKKPLIKKNGEFVETTWKEVLDLIAKRLEEYPPNEIGFIASARCTNEDNYVFQKFARTVLKTNNIDHCARLUHSATVKGLGEAFGSGAMTNSIEDIEDANCILIIGSNTFEQHPLIARKVVRAKEKGAKIIVVDPRRTITAKNADLHLQIFPGTNVALINALMNVIIKEGLIDEEFIKNRTKGFEDLKKVVEKYTPEYVSKICNISPELIIKAGKTYGSAERSSILYCMGVTQFTHGVDAVKALCNLAMITGNIGKRGTGVNPLRGQNNVQGACDLGALPDVFPGYQKVNIAYKKFEDLWGVELNNEIGLTLTEMIEKSGKEINCLYIMGENPMVSDPDINHVEKALKSLDFLIVQDIFLTETAQFADVVLPAACWAEKDGTFTNTERRVQKINKAVNPPGYALEDWIIIKKLAEKMGYKELFNYNSPRDVFEEIRKVTPQYAGITYERLGVDGIQWPCPDENHKGTPIIYTEKFLTPDSLGNIFPVEYKEPDELPDKEYPFILTTGRIIFHFHTGTMTRRCKHITNEINEGFVEINLEDAKKLGIKNNDLVKVSSRRGEIIVKARITEDIKKGVVFMPFHFAETPVNKLTNPDLDPNCKIPELKVCAVKIEKI, from the coding sequence GTGGAATTAAATATTGTTCATACAATATGTCCATATTGTGGAATAGGTTGTGGAATTGATTTAATTGTTAAAGATAATAAGGTTGTAGGAACTTATCCATTCAAAAGACATCCTATAAATGAGGGGAAAACCTGCATTAAAGGAAATTACTGCTATGAATTTATACATAGCAAAGATAGATTAAAAAAACCATTAATTAAGAAGAATGGAGAGTTCGTTGAAACTACTTGGAAGGAAGTTTTAGATTTGATTGCAAAAAGGTTAGAGGAATATCCTCCAAATGAGATTGGTTTTATTGCTTCTGCAAGATGTACAAATGAAGACAACTATGTTTTCCAAAAGTTTGCAAGAACTGTTTTAAAAACTAACAATATAGATCACTGTGCAAGGCTTTGACACTCAGCAACTGTTAAAGGTTTGGGGGAAGCCTTTGGGTCTGGTGCCATGACTAATTCAATTGAAGATATTGAAGATGCCAACTGTATATTAATAATTGGTTCTAACACCTTTGAACAGCATCCATTAATTGCAAGAAAAGTTGTTAGAGCAAAAGAAAAAGGAGCTAAGATAATAGTAGTTGATCCAAGAAGAACGATAACTGCAAAAAATGCTGATCTACATCTCCAAATATTTCCAGGGACTAATGTAGCACTTATAAATGCCTTAATGAACGTTATAATTAAAGAGGGGTTAATAGATGAGGAATTTATAAAAAATAGAACAAAAGGATTTGAGGATTTAAAAAAGGTTGTAGAAAAATACACCCCAGAGTATGTTTCAAAAATATGTAATATTTCTCCTGAATTAATTATAAAAGCAGGGAAGACGTATGGAAGTGCTGAGAGATCTTCAATACTTTACTGTATGGGCGTTACACAATTTACACATGGTGTTGATGCTGTTAAAGCATTATGCAATTTAGCAATGATAACTGGAAATATAGGAAAGAGAGGAACAGGAGTTAATCCATTAAGAGGGCAAAACAATGTTCAAGGAGCTTGTGATTTAGGAGCTTTACCAGATGTATTTCCAGGTTATCAAAAAGTAAATATTGCTTATAAAAAATTTGAAGATCTGTGGGGAGTTGAGTTAAATAATGAAATTGGTTTAACCCTAACAGAAATGATTGAAAAATCTGGAAAAGAAATAAACTGTCTTTATATAATGGGAGAAAATCCTATGGTCTCTGACCCAGATATAAATCATGTAGAAAAAGCATTAAAATCTCTTGATTTCTTAATAGTTCAGGATATATTCTTAACTGAAACTGCTCAATTTGCTGATGTAGTTCTTCCAGCGGCATGCTGGGCGGAGAAAGATGGGACATTCACAAATACAGAGAGAAGAGTCCAAAAAATTAATAAGGCTGTAAATCCACCAGGATATGCTTTGGAGGATTGGATAATAATCAAAAAACTTGCTGAAAAAATGGGATATAAAGAGTTGTTTAATTACAATTCTCCAAGAGATGTATTTGAGGAGATTAGAAAAGTAACTCCACAATATGCAGGAATCACTTATGAGAGATTGGGAGTTGATGGAATACAGTGGCCATGTCCAGATGAGAATCATAAAGGAACTCCTATCATATATACTGAAAAATTCTTAACTCCAGATAGTTTAGGAAATATATTTCCAGTTGAATACAAAGAACCAGATGAGTTACCAGATAAAGAATATCCATTTATTTTAACGACTGGAAGAATAATATTCCATTTTCATACAGGAACAATGACAAGAAGATGTAAGCATATAACAAATGAGATAAATGAAGGATTTGTAGAAATAAATTTAGAAGATGCTAAAAAATTAGGCATTAAAAATAATGATTTAGTTAAGGTGTCATCAAGAAGAGGAGAAATTATAGTAAAGGCAAGAATAACTGAGGATATTAAAAAAGGAGTCGTATTTATGCCATTCCATTTTGCAGAAACTCCTGTAAATAAATTAACTAATCCAGATCTTGATCCAAACTGTAAAATTCCAGAACTTAAAGTATGCGCTGTAAAAATTGAGAAAATTTAA
- a CDS encoding radical SAM protein encodes MNIDEILENVRKAFKLTTKHFENTVTFERALFLGWYCDLKHPCKFCYMSTQKDKIKDPKKARRKLESILAEAILMKRIGWKLEFISGGYGYSPKEINDIAEMVAYVQKCKQYLNVGVVDLNSINLDVIEGVVGSIETVSKDRDWICPGKPLDKIKDNLLKAKELELKTGITIILGLGEKEEDIDKLLELIEELDLDRITFYSLNPQKGTIFENKPSVTTIEYMNWVSNVRLNFPKIKIITGVWVDKIPMISPLILSGSNVITKFPVFSVFGTKKAHWIEKEILSTGRELIGTFTDIEVLKGEKVLEKTPYIEEEINISKENIRKVEELKDKIDEKINSYISKVLKKVIQ; translated from the coding sequence ATGAATATTGATGAAATATTAGAAAATGTAAGAAAAGCGTTTAAATTAACTACTAAACATTTTGAAAATACTGTTACATTTGAAAGAGCCCTTTTTTTAGGATGGTATTGCGATTTAAAACATCCCTGCAAATTTTGCTATATGTCTACTCAGAAGGATAAAATAAAAGACCCAAAAAAAGCCAGAAGAAAATTAGAGAGTATTTTAGCAGAGGCTATTTTAATGAAAAGAATTGGATGGAAATTAGAGTTTATATCTGGTGGTTATGGCTATAGTCCAAAGGAGATAAATGACATTGCTGAAATGGTGGCATATGTTCAAAAATGCAAGCAGTATTTAAATGTTGGTGTTGTTGATTTAAACAGTATCAATTTAGATGTTATTGAAGGAGTTGTTGGATCTATTGAGACAGTTAGCAAAGATAGAGATTGGATTTGTCCAGGAAAACCATTGGATAAAATTAAAGACAATTTATTAAAGGCTAAGGAATTAGAGTTAAAAACTGGGATAACTATAATATTGGGCTTAGGAGAAAAAGAGGAAGATATAGATAAATTATTAGAACTAATTGAAGAGTTGGACTTAGATAGAATTACATTCTATTCATTGAATCCTCAAAAAGGGACGATATTTGAAAATAAACCCTCAGTTACTACAATAGAATATATGAATTGGGTGTCTAATGTTAGATTAAACTTTCCTAAGATTAAAATTATTACAGGAGTTTGGGTTGATAAGATTCCAATGATTAGTCCGTTAATATTAAGTGGTTCCAATGTAATTACCAAGTTTCCAGTATTTTCTGTATTTGGAACAAAAAAAGCTCATTGGATAGAAAAAGAGATTTTATCAACTGGTAGAGAGCTAATAGGAACTTTTACAGATATTGAAGTTCTGAAAGGAGAAAAAGTTTTAGAAAAAACTCCCTACATAGAGGAAGAAATAAATATAAGTAAGGAAAATATTAGAAAGGTTGAAGAACTCAAAGATAAAATAGATGAAAAAATAAATAGTTACATTTCCAAAGTATTAAAAAAGGTGATTCAATGA
- a CDS encoding cobalt-precorrin-7 (C(5))-methyltransferase, which yields MIYIVGIGPGDKEFLTLKALKIVENADLVVGSKRALELFNIDENKKITLSKNVVDDLKKILKNENIKDKKIAILSTGDPCFSGLLKTLLKIGVNEKDIEVIPGISSVQIASARLKISWEDYNIITLHGKEENLKNLLNLLKKKEKVIFLPNNLKKDVEYLIKNGIDPNTKIWILENITYPNEKISLKSLKDITKEDFSYLTVCIYRGEDD from the coding sequence ATGATATATATAGTTGGAATTGGCCCGGGAGACAAAGAGTTTTTAACTTTAAAAGCATTAAAAATTGTTGAAAATGCTGATTTAGTTGTAGGTAGTAAAAGAGCATTAGAGTTGTTCAATATAGATGAAAATAAAAAGATAACTCTATCAAAAAATGTCGTAGATGATTTAAAAAAAATCTTAAAAAATGAGAATATAAAAGATAAAAAAATTGCTATACTCTCTACGGGAGATCCATGCTTTAGTGGATTATTGAAAACATTATTGAAAATTGGAGTTAATGAAAAAGACATTGAAGTAATTCCGGGAATTTCTTCTGTTCAAATAGCATCTGCAAGGTTAAAAATATCCTGGGAGGATTACAATATTATAACTCTTCATGGAAAAGAAGAAAACTTAAAGAATCTATTAAATTTGTTAAAAAAGAAAGAAAAAGTTATTTTTCTACCAAATAACCTAAAAAAAGATGTAGAATATTTAATAAAAAATGGAATAGACCCAAATACTAAAATTTGGATTCTTGAAAATATAACATATCCTAATGAGAAAATTAGTTTAAAGTCATTAAAAGATATTACCAAAGAGGATTTTTCTTATTTAACAGTTTGTATATATAGGGGAGAGGATGATTAG
- a CDS encoding SagB/ThcOx family dehydrogenase → MEILLPEIEMIKLEDVLLKRRSIREYSSTPLTLKELSHLLFAAYGITDSRGFKTVPSAGATYPLEIYVNAKDVLGLEEGVYKYIPEKHSIIRILDDEVGYKLALASLKQMFIAVAPIVIIIAADFERTTRVYGDRGFRYVHMEVGHVAQNIYLMATSLGLGTVSVGAFYDNEIKNILGIDEYPLLLMPVGVPLSEK, encoded by the coding sequence ATGGAAATTTTACTACCAGAAATTGAAATGATAAAGTTAGAAGATGTTTTATTAAAAAGAAGGTCTATTAGAGAATACAGTTCTACTCCATTAACTTTAAAGGAACTATCTCATTTATTATTTGCAGCGTATGGAATAACTGATAGTAGAGGATTTAAGACAGTTCCTTCTGCTGGAGCTACATATCCCTTAGAAATTTATGTAAATGCTAAAGATGTATTAGGGCTTGAAGAGGGAGTTTATAAGTACATCCCAGAGAAACATTCAATAATTAGAATTTTGGATGATGAAGTTGGATATAAATTAGCATTAGCATCATTAAAACAGATGTTTATTGCCGTAGCTCCAATTGTTATAATAATAGCCGCAGATTTTGAAAGAACTACAAGAGTTTATGGAGATAGAGGATTTAGATATGTTCATATGGAAGTAGGGCATGTAGCTCAGAATATTTATTTAATGGCTACATCATTAGGTTTAGGAACAGTGTCAGTAGGAGCATTTTATGACAATGAAATAAAAAATATATTGGGCATTGATGAATATCCATTATTACTAATGCCCGTAGGGGTTCCACTTTCAGAGAAATAA
- a CDS encoding geranylgeranyl reductase family protein has protein sequence MYKEDYDVIVIGGGPIGCITGENIKNYKVLIVEEHQSIGVPLQCAGLISKRGVRELGNPKGCVNKVRGAYIYTKNNMIKIGNEEIKAYVFERKIMDKDIAIRASKKCDFLLKAYGEIEKNKNSYYVKINHLGEDIILYPKVIVGSDGSKSITGKKLGLVNNKKREILSSCQFEMVNANCDDNFVYVFLDKKYSKNFFAWIIPMGNDRVRVGLVDKGNCYNKLLKFINENKFAREILEKATITEFSTGSLPIGYLDKTVKDNVLLVGDAACHVKPLSGGGLCFGAIGGKIAGEVITKYLNGDIEGLELYDKLWKECFGKEIKRGLLLRNVFLKLENDTLDKIIEKLAKSDLIDYINNYGDMDIQTPLIMKIFKSLSFDLGFRILKDLF, from the coding sequence TTGTATAAAGAAGATTACGATGTTATTGTTATTGGTGGAGGTCCAATTGGCTGTATAACAGGAGAAAACATAAAAAACTATAAAGTTCTTATTGTTGAGGAGCATCAAAGTATAGGTGTTCCTTTGCAGTGTGCAGGTTTGATAAGTAAAAGAGGAGTTAGAGAATTGGGAAATCCAAAAGGTTGCGTTAATAAAGTAAGAGGGGCTTATATTTACACAAAAAATAATATGATAAAAATAGGTAATGAAGAAATTAAAGCCTATGTTTTTGAGAGGAAAATTATGGACAAAGATATTGCTATAAGAGCGTCAAAAAAATGTGATTTTTTATTAAAAGCTTATGGTGAGATTGAAAAAAATAAAAATAGTTATTATGTCAAAATAAATCACTTAGGGGAAGATATTATATTGTATCCAAAAGTTATAGTTGGATCTGATGGCTCTAAAAGTATAACAGGAAAAAAGTTAGGATTAGTTAATAATAAAAAAAGGGAGATTTTGTCAAGCTGTCAGTTTGAAATGGTTAATGCTAATTGCGATGATAATTTTGTCTATGTTTTTTTGGATAAAAAGTATTCAAAAAATTTTTTTGCTTGGATAATACCTATGGGAAATGATAGAGTTAGAGTTGGATTAGTAGATAAAGGAAACTGCTACAACAAACTTTTAAAATTTATAAATGAAAATAAATTTGCAAGGGAGATATTGGAGAAAGCAACAATAACTGAATTTTCTACTGGTTCACTGCCAATTGGTTATTTAGATAAAACTGTTAAAGACAATGTTTTATTAGTTGGAGATGCCGCATGCCATGTAAAACCTTTAAGTGGGGGAGGATTATGTTTTGGAGCAATTGGAGGAAAAATTGCTGGAGAAGTAATAACTAAGTATTTAAATGGAGATATAGAGGGGTTAGAACTTTATGACAAACTGTGGAAAGAATGTTTTGGAAAAGAAATAAAAAGGGGATTACTTCTTAGAAATGTTTTTTTAAAGTTAGAAAATGACACATTAGACAAAATTATAGAAAAATTGGCAAAAAGTGATTTAATAGATTACATCAATAATTATGGAGATATGGACATACAAACTCCTTTGATTATGAAAATTTTTAAATCTTTAAGTTTTGATTTAGGGTTTAGAATTTTAAAGGATTTGTTTTAA
- a CDS encoding sulfide-dependent adenosine diphosphate thiazole synthase has translation MNNLKEIKLNADEVKITRAILKASFDMWMDIVDVDVVIVGAGPSGLTCARYLAKEGFKVVVLERHLAFGGGTWGGGMGFPYIVVEEPADEILREIGVKLIKIDDYYVADSVEVPGKLAVSAIDAGAKILTGIVVEDLIIRENGVAGVVINSYAIEKAGFHIDPLCIKSKVVVDATGHEASVLNTLIKKNKLNAEVFGEKSMWAEKGENALLRNTREVYPNLFVCGMAANAAYGGYRMGPIFGGMYLSGKLCAELITEKLRKEE, from the coding sequence ATGAACAACTTAAAGGAGATAAAGTTAAATGCTGACGAAGTTAAAATAACAAGGGCTATTTTAAAGGCAAGTTTTGACATGTGGATGGATATAGTAGATGTAGATGTTGTTATAGTTGGAGCGGGTCCAAGTGGTTTAACCTGTGCGAGATACTTGGCTAAGGAAGGGTTTAAAGTAGTTGTCTTAGAGAGACATTTAGCATTTGGCGGAGGAACCTGGGGAGGAGGAATGGGCTTTCCATACATTGTTGTTGAAGAGCCAGCAGATGAAATATTGAGAGAGATTGGAGTTAAATTAATAAAGATAGATGATTACTATGTTGCCGACTCCGTAGAAGTTCCAGGTAAATTGGCAGTTTCCGCAATAGATGCTGGTGCTAAAATATTAACTGGCATTGTTGTTGAAGATTTGATTATAAGAGAAAATGGAGTTGCAGGAGTTGTAATAAATTCTTATGCTATAGAAAAAGCTGGATTCCACATAGATCCATTATGTATAAAGAGTAAAGTTGTTGTTGATGCTACAGGACACGAGGCATCTGTTTTAAACACATTAATTAAAAAGAACAAATTAAATGCTGAAGTTTTTGGAGAAAAATCAATGTGGGCTGAAAAGGGAGAAAATGCTTTATTAAGAAATACAAGAGAAGTTTATCCAAATCTATTTGTTTGTGGAATGGCGGCTAATGCTGCTTATGGTGGATATAGAATGGGACCAATCTTTGGAGGAATGTATTTATCTGGAAAACTCTGTGCTGAACTAATTACTGAAAAATTAAGAAAAGAAGAATAA
- a CDS encoding DUF190 domain-containing protein yields MRINVKILRIYLKEGDKYEGKVMYKYIVNMLKKEGISGATVYRGIYGYGVRGISDFDIFRLSINLPVVIECVDIEENINKVLPKLYEIIKENGLIVITDGYVYKGESYEQNIGENK; encoded by the coding sequence ATGAGAATAAATGTAAAAATATTACGAATATATCTTAAAGAAGGAGATAAATATGAAGGAAAGGTAATGTATAAATATATTGTTAATATGCTAAAAAAAGAAGGTATTAGTGGAGCTACAGTATATAGAGGGATATACGGTTATGGTGTTAGAGGAATTAGTGACTTTGACATATTTAGATTATCAATAAATCTACCAGTAGTCATAGAATGTGTTGATATTGAAGAAAACATAAATAAAGTTTTACCTAAGTTATATGAAATCATAAAAGAAAATGGTTTAATAGTAATAACTGATGGATATGTTTATAAAGGTGAAAGTTATGAACAAAATATTGGAGAAAATAAATAA
- the crcB gene encoding fluoride efflux transporter CrcB, which translates to MIRELLLIGIGGFIGAIFRFLISGIIPTKFNLPTGTLLVNLIGSFILGFLMYSSLMIPISNEYKLLLGTGFCGALTTFSTFSYETFNLISEGLFLNALINILVNVLGCLIMVYFGRVVALAIFK; encoded by the coding sequence ATGATTAGAGAATTACTATTAATAGGAATTGGTGGATTTATTGGGGCCATATTTAGATTTTTAATTTCAGGAATTATCCCCACTAAGTTTAATTTACCTACAGGAACATTATTAGTTAATTTAATAGGTAGTTTTATATTAGGTTTTTTAATGTATAGTTCTTTAATGATTCCTATATCTAACGAATATAAATTGTTACTTGGAACAGGTTTTTGTGGAGCATTAACTACATTTTCAACATTTTCTTATGAGACTTTTAATTTAATTTCTGAAGGTTTATTTTTAAATGCTTTAATAAACATATTGGTCAATGTTTTAGGATGTCTAATTATGGTTTATTTTGGGAGAGTCGTAGCTTTAGCTATCTTTAAATAA
- a CDS encoding sodium:proton antiporter yields the protein MDIAISLGYLSILFAGGAIIAKIAKKIGIPDIPLLLIFGLILSALNVIPKNIVDNSFDFIGNFGLIILLFIGSFEMEWNVIKKVLDVIVKLDILALIIVWIISGIVFNFAFHLPILSLIGLLFGAIVCATDPATLIPIFSKMDINPEVAITLEAESVFNDPLGIVVTLICLSALGLAKSENPLLEFISLAIGGIILGLIAGKFYECIISKIKFEDYIAPFTLGLAIAFWYFAQVIFPSITGYEISGFMAVAIMGLYIGNVIVHKKEHKEDMERVSVFFDEVSIFVRILIFIFLGASISIPLLEKYAIPAFICAIGSILLARPIGVLIATAIPPVRPLAERIYIALEGPRGVVPATLSAMVYTEIIKHPDIVPKSVAKLMPPTELAGTILVATFMTIIVSVILEASWAKPLADILLKNNSESESS from the coding sequence ATGGATATTGCAATATCTCTTGGATATCTATCAATTCTTTTTGCTGGAGGAGCAATAATAGCAAAAATAGCCAAAAAGATAGGAATTCCAGATATTCCTCTATTGTTAATATTTGGTCTTATTTTGTCGGCTCTAAATGTCATTCCAAAGAATATTGTAGATAATTCTTTTGACTTTATTGGAAACTTTGGATTAATAATTTTATTGTTTATAGGTTCTTTTGAAATGGAATGGAATGTTATTAAAAAAGTATTAGATGTTATCGTAAAACTTGATATATTAGCATTAATCATAGTTTGGATTATCTCTGGAATTGTGTTTAATTTTGCATTTCATCTTCCTATATTATCATTAATTGGTTTATTATTTGGAGCCATTGTTTGTGCAACAGATCCAGCTACTTTAATCCCAATATTTTCTAAAATGGATATAAATCCTGAAGTAGCAATAACATTAGAAGCAGAGAGTGTCTTTAACGATCCATTAGGTATTGTTGTAACATTAATTTGTTTATCCGCTCTTGGTTTAGCTAAATCTGAAAATCCACTTCTTGAATTTATCTCATTGGCTATTGGAGGAATAATATTAGGATTAATCGCTGGTAAGTTTTATGAATGTATTATTTCAAAAATTAAGTTTGAAGATTATATTGCTCCATTTACGTTAGGATTAGCTATAGCATTTTGGTACTTTGCCCAAGTAATTTTTCCATCAATAACTGGTTATGAAATTAGTGGATTTATGGCTGTGGCTATAATGGGACTTTATATAGGTAATGTAATAGTGCATAAAAAAGAACATAAAGAGGATATGGAAAGAGTTTCTGTATTTTTTGATGAAGTATCTATATTTGTTAGGATATTAATTTTCATATTTTTAGGAGCGAGTATTTCTATTCCTCTATTAGAAAAATACGCTATCCCAGCATTTATATGTGCTATAGGTTCAATACTATTAGCAAGACCTATTGGTGTTTTAATAGCTACAGCAATTCCACCAGTAAGACCTCTTGCTGAAAGAATCTACATTGCATTAGAAGGTCCAAGAGGTGTAGTTCCAGCAACATTATCAGCGATGGTTTATACTGAAATTATAAAGCATCCTGATATAGTTCCAAAGAGTGTAGCAAAGTTAATGCCACCTACAGAATTGGCTGGAACTATATTAGTAGCAACTTTTATGACAATAATAGTTAGTGTTATATTAGAAGCTTCATGGGCAAAACCATTAGCAGATATACTACTTAAAAATAATTCTGAATCTGAAAGTAGTTAA